A DNA window from Pyrus communis chromosome 3, drPyrComm1.1, whole genome shotgun sequence contains the following coding sequences:
- the LOC137728945 gene encoding AUGMIN subunit 3 isoform X2: MSGATLCALLGELGYEGADALDPDSFEWPFQYDDARPILDWICSSLRPSNVLSLPELSQYDQFVQEGKLLEGEDLDFAYDSISAFASRPDNQEAVFAAEEGLKDIRDATLAYKAEALQLQRQLRQLHSQFDMLTDQASALIQGRRARVAATSTVSGHLTTIDDSLSARNLQMNAVLGRMASTAQELAHYHSGDGDGIYLAYADFHPYLIGDSSCIKELNQWFAKQLDTGPFRLVVEEGKSKCSWVSLEDISNIIVRDLEKSHHQRVSELQRLRSIFGTSERQWVEAQVENAKQQAILMALKSQVSSDEAHIHLDLHSLRRKHAELVGELSNSYHKEEKLLSETIPGLCWELAQLQDTYILQGDYDLKVMRQEYYINRQKAFINHLVNQLARHQFLKMACQLEKKNMLGAYSLLKVIESEVQAYLSATKGRVGRCLALIQAASDVQEQGGVDDQDHFLHGVRDLLSIHSNAQVGLSTYVSAPGIVQQISSLHSDLMTLQSDLENSLPEDRNRCVNELCTLIQSLQQLLFASSTTAQPILTPRPLMKELDEMEKINAKLSAAVEEVTLEHRKKNEIVKHHAKEIGLQRGVFVEFFCNADRLRSQVRELTARVRALQVS, translated from the exons ATGAGCGGGGCGACGCTGTGCGCTCTGTTGGGTGAATTAGGGTACGAAGGGGCGGACGCATTGGACCCTGACAGCTTCGAATGGCCCTTCCAATACGACGACGCTCGACCCATCCTCGACTGGATCTGCTCCAGCCTCCGCCCCTCCAACGTCCTTTCTCTCCCCGAACTCTCTCA atatgatcaatTTGTGCAGGAGGGGAAGCTATTAGAG GGGGAAGATTTGGACTTTGCGTACGACAGCATTTCAGCCTTTGCTTCCAGGCCAGACAACCAGGAGGCGGTTTTCGCAGCTGAGGAGGGACTCAAAGATATCCG GGATGCAACTTTGGCCTATAAAGCTGAAGCTTTACAGTTGCAGAGACAGCTTAGACAACTGCATTCTCAGTTCGACATGCTTACTGATCAGGCTTCGGCTTTGATCCAAGGGAGACGGGCTCGAGTTGCTGCAACCTCTACTGTCAGTGGACATCTTACAACTATAGACGATAGCCTTTCTGCAAGAAATTTGCAG ATGAACGCAGTTCTTGGAAGGATGGCTTCTACAGCACAAGAGTTGGCCCATTATCATTCTGGGGATG GGGATGGCATCTATTTAGCTTACGCAGACTTTCATCCATACTTAATTGGAGATTCATCTTGTATCAAGGAGCTAAATCAGTGGTTTGCCAAGCAGTTGGACACG GGTCCTTTTCGTTTAGTTGTTGAAGAGGGAAAATCTAAGTGTTCATGGGTGAGTCTTGAAGACATCTCAAATATCATAGTAAGAG ATTTAGAAAAATCCCATCATCAGCGTGTCTCTGAGTTGCAGCGACTTCGTTCTAT TTTTGGGACAAGTGAAAGACAATGGGTGGAAGCCCAAGTTGAGAATGCTAAGCAGCAAGCAATTCTAATGGCACTTAAATCTCAAGTATCATCGGATGAAGCTCACATCCATCTTGATCTTCATTCCCTCAG GAGAAAGCATGCAGAACTTGTTGGAGAACTATCAAATTCTTATCACAAGGAAGAGAAATTATTATCTGAG ACTATTCCAGGTCTTTGTTGGGAGCTGGCTCAACTCCAAGACACGTACATATTGCAAG gtgattatgactTAAAGGTCATGCGACAAGAATATTACATTAACCGGCAGAAAGCG TTTATAAATCATCTTGTTAATCAGCTTGCAAGGCATCAGTTCTTAAAAATGGCTTGTCagttggaaaagaaaaacatgctCGGAGCATACTCCTTGCTTAAGGTTATTGAATCAGAGGTGCAAGCCTACCTGTCAGCAACAAAAGGCCGTGTg GGTCGTTGCCTGGCATTAATTCAAGCAGCATCTGATGTTCAAGAACAAGGAGGAGTGGATGATCAGGATCACTTTTTGCATGGTGTTAGAGATCTTTTAAGTATCCATTCAA ATGCTCAAGTTGGGCTATCAACATATGTATCAGCTCCGGGTATTGTGCAGCAGATATCTAGTCTTCATTCAGACTTGATGACCCTTCAGTCTGATCTTGAGAACTCACTTCCAGAGGACAGAAATAGATGTGTTAATGAGTT GTGCACTCTAATTCAAAGTTTGCAGCAATTGCTATTTGCGTCTTCCACAACTGCACAACCTATATTGACACCACGG CCATTGATGAAAGAGCTTGATGAAATGGAAAAAATAAATGCAAAACTCTCTGCTGCAGTTGAAGAGGTGACACTGGAGCATCGTAAGAAAAATGAG ATTGTTAAACATCATGCCAAGGAAATTGGGCTTCAGCGAGGTGTCTTTGTTGAGTTTTTCTGTAATGCTGATCGTCTGAGGAGTCAAGTTCGAGAGCTAACTGCACGCGTCAGAGCTTTGCAGGTTTCATAA
- the LOC137728945 gene encoding AUGMIN subunit 3 isoform X1: MSGATLCALLGELGYEGADALDPDSFEWPFQYDDARPILDWICSSLRPSNVLSLPELSQYDQFVQEGKLLEGEDLDFAYDSISAFASRPDNQEAVFAAEEGLKDIRDATLAYKAEALQLQRQLRQLHSQFDMLTDQASALIQGRRARVAATSTVSGHLTTIDDSLSARNLQMNAVLGRMASTAQELAHYHSGDGDGIYLAYADFHPYLIGDSSCIKELNQWFAKQLDTGPFRLVVEEGKSKCSWVSLEDISNIIVRADLEKSHHQRVSELQRLRSIFGTSERQWVEAQVENAKQQAILMALKSQVSSDEAHIHLDLHSLRRKHAELVGELSNSYHKEEKLLSETIPGLCWELAQLQDTYILQGDYDLKVMRQEYYINRQKAFINHLVNQLARHQFLKMACQLEKKNMLGAYSLLKVIESEVQAYLSATKGRVGRCLALIQAASDVQEQGGVDDQDHFLHGVRDLLSIHSNAQVGLSTYVSAPGIVQQISSLHSDLMTLQSDLENSLPEDRNRCVNELCTLIQSLQQLLFASSTTAQPILTPRPLMKELDEMEKINAKLSAAVEEVTLEHRKKNEIVKHHAKEIGLQRGVFVEFFCNADRLRSQVRELTARVRALQVS, from the exons ATGAGCGGGGCGACGCTGTGCGCTCTGTTGGGTGAATTAGGGTACGAAGGGGCGGACGCATTGGACCCTGACAGCTTCGAATGGCCCTTCCAATACGACGACGCTCGACCCATCCTCGACTGGATCTGCTCCAGCCTCCGCCCCTCCAACGTCCTTTCTCTCCCCGAACTCTCTCA atatgatcaatTTGTGCAGGAGGGGAAGCTATTAGAG GGGGAAGATTTGGACTTTGCGTACGACAGCATTTCAGCCTTTGCTTCCAGGCCAGACAACCAGGAGGCGGTTTTCGCAGCTGAGGAGGGACTCAAAGATATCCG GGATGCAACTTTGGCCTATAAAGCTGAAGCTTTACAGTTGCAGAGACAGCTTAGACAACTGCATTCTCAGTTCGACATGCTTACTGATCAGGCTTCGGCTTTGATCCAAGGGAGACGGGCTCGAGTTGCTGCAACCTCTACTGTCAGTGGACATCTTACAACTATAGACGATAGCCTTTCTGCAAGAAATTTGCAG ATGAACGCAGTTCTTGGAAGGATGGCTTCTACAGCACAAGAGTTGGCCCATTATCATTCTGGGGATG GGGATGGCATCTATTTAGCTTACGCAGACTTTCATCCATACTTAATTGGAGATTCATCTTGTATCAAGGAGCTAAATCAGTGGTTTGCCAAGCAGTTGGACACG GGTCCTTTTCGTTTAGTTGTTGAAGAGGGAAAATCTAAGTGTTCATGGGTGAGTCTTGAAGACATCTCAAATATCATAGTAAGAG CAGATTTAGAAAAATCCCATCATCAGCGTGTCTCTGAGTTGCAGCGACTTCGTTCTAT TTTTGGGACAAGTGAAAGACAATGGGTGGAAGCCCAAGTTGAGAATGCTAAGCAGCAAGCAATTCTAATGGCACTTAAATCTCAAGTATCATCGGATGAAGCTCACATCCATCTTGATCTTCATTCCCTCAG GAGAAAGCATGCAGAACTTGTTGGAGAACTATCAAATTCTTATCACAAGGAAGAGAAATTATTATCTGAG ACTATTCCAGGTCTTTGTTGGGAGCTGGCTCAACTCCAAGACACGTACATATTGCAAG gtgattatgactTAAAGGTCATGCGACAAGAATATTACATTAACCGGCAGAAAGCG TTTATAAATCATCTTGTTAATCAGCTTGCAAGGCATCAGTTCTTAAAAATGGCTTGTCagttggaaaagaaaaacatgctCGGAGCATACTCCTTGCTTAAGGTTATTGAATCAGAGGTGCAAGCCTACCTGTCAGCAACAAAAGGCCGTGTg GGTCGTTGCCTGGCATTAATTCAAGCAGCATCTGATGTTCAAGAACAAGGAGGAGTGGATGATCAGGATCACTTTTTGCATGGTGTTAGAGATCTTTTAAGTATCCATTCAA ATGCTCAAGTTGGGCTATCAACATATGTATCAGCTCCGGGTATTGTGCAGCAGATATCTAGTCTTCATTCAGACTTGATGACCCTTCAGTCTGATCTTGAGAACTCACTTCCAGAGGACAGAAATAGATGTGTTAATGAGTT GTGCACTCTAATTCAAAGTTTGCAGCAATTGCTATTTGCGTCTTCCACAACTGCACAACCTATATTGACACCACGG CCATTGATGAAAGAGCTTGATGAAATGGAAAAAATAAATGCAAAACTCTCTGCTGCAGTTGAAGAGGTGACACTGGAGCATCGTAAGAAAAATGAG ATTGTTAAACATCATGCCAAGGAAATTGGGCTTCAGCGAGGTGTCTTTGTTGAGTTTTTCTGTAATGCTGATCGTCTGAGGAGTCAAGTTCGAGAGCTAACTGCACGCGTCAGAGCTTTGCAGGTTTCATAA
- the LOC137729687 gene encoding uncharacterized protein, with translation MLSLAKRLKNSPSCFQTAAAATQLRWARTESGPSRRRHKSPALAMRKQEEKSEWWVVDGEIHEIGDHVPPRERFVIPRDNIPNKRRKQLRDQFMRRTRLVLKETEHEPWCKRYMELYQELRENWERLYWDEGYSKKIAQDHANYESAEDDDHDFSPYRNKRFHPEPFKDNGFASRQGDTWEKVNQIRDKFEYDRERRMREKAFAPMSGEAPSNFHDMNSPRQPNFHDMNSRRQPNVHDMNSRRQPFDAQKYFSDSETE, from the exons ATGCTCTCCCTAGCAAAACGACTCAAGAACTCACCGTCATGCTTCCAGACTGCGGCCGCCGCCACCCAACTGCGATGGGCCCGGACCGAGTCTGGCCCATCTCGGCGCCGCCACAAGTCACCCGCCCTGGCCATGCGGAAGCAGGAGGAGAAATCCGAGTGGTGGGTCGTTGACGGCGAAATCCACGAGATCGGCGATCACGTGCCTCCACGTGAGCGGTTCGTCATTCCCAGGGACAACATCCCCAACAAGCGCCGCAAGCAGCTCCGAGACCAGTTCATGCGCCGCACTCGCCTCGTCCTCAAGGAAACG GAACACGAGCCTTGGTGCAAAAGATACATGGAGCTTTACCAGGAGCTGAGGGAAAATTGGGAAAGGCTGTATTGGGACGAGGGTTATTCCAAAAAAATTGCTCAGGATCATGCGAATTATGAATCCGCCGAGGACGATGATCACGATTTCTCTCCGTACAG GAACAAGCGGTTTCATCCTGAGCCATTTAAG GACAATGGTTTTGCAAGTAGGCAAGGTGATACCTGGGAAAAGGTCAACCAGATTCGGGATAAATTTGAGTATGACAGAGAAAggagaatgagagagaaag CATTTGCTCCGATGTCTGGAGAAGCTCCTTCTAACTTCCATGATATGAATTCCCCGAGACAGCCTAACTTCCATGATATGAACTCCCGGAGACAGCCAAATGTCCATGATATGAACTCCCGGAGACAGCCATTTGACGCCCAGAAATACTTCTCGGATTCTGAAACAGAATGA